ATGACGAGGCCCCGCTTGAAGTCGGATGTGGTGAGCATTGCGAATCTCCTTTGGGCGTGAAAAATCTCCTCTTCATAACAAAAAAGTGCTACAAAGACAACCAACTTGGACTGATACCCGAATTCGTAGCCGATGGCGCCCGGCTTCACTTCACCGGTGCACCCTCGCTCACGGATTCAGGTTCATACTAAACGGGAGTGCCATCACAAAATGAAGATAGAAACCGAATACATAAAGCTCGACAGTTTTCTGAAGGCGGAGAACATCGTTGCCTCCGGCGGCGAGGCGAAAATCATAATCGCCGAGGGGGAGGTCCGGGTGAATGGCGAGGTGGAAACGCGGCGCGGCAGGAAACTGCGGCCCGGTGACCGGGTCGAGGCGGGCGGTGAAACGCTCGTGGTCGAATGATGGGGGATGCCGCCATGGAGCAGGTGAGTTGCCCCCACTGCCGGTTTACCAAGGAGATGCCCGCCGGCGCCATTCCCGACGGGGCGCGGGTGACCTGTCCCAGCTGCGGCGGGAAGTTCGTTTTTGCCAGGGGGGGGGAGCGGCCGGCTGAACCGGCTCCTGGGGCTGCGGCACCGGCGGTGGTTCCGCCGGCGGCAGATGCACAATCCGCCCCCCGCCGTCCGGCTCTCCCAAGAAGCCTCCGCTTCACCTTCACCGGGTCGGCGAAGGAGTATTTCGGCATCTGGATCGTCAACACGCTCCTGAAGATAGTGACCCTCGGGGCCTATTCGGCCTGGGCCAAGGTCCGCAAGCGCCGTTACTTCTACGGCAATACCCTTCTGGACGGAAGTCCCTTCGACTACCTGGCCGACCCCAAGGCCCTCTTCCGGGGGTGGCTTATCGGGGTCCTGGCGTTCCTGCTCTACACGGCGGGGACCCGTTATGCGCCGAGTGTTTCGTCATTTCTCGGCTTCCTTTTCTTCTTCACGGTGCCGTGGCTCGTGGTCCGGTCGCGGCTGTTCAACTGCCGCAACTCCAGCTACCGCAACCTCCGGTTCGGCTTCAGGGAGGAGTACCGGGAGGCCTACGTGGTCTACGCCGGCCTTGCCTTCCTCCTGCCGTTCACCCTGGGACTCATCTTCCCCTATCTCATCTTCCGCCAGAAGAAGTTCCTGGTGGAGCAAAGCTCCTACGGCCGGACGCCTTTCACCTTCACGGCCACCGGGAAGGATTACTACTTCCTCTTCCTGAAGGCGGCGGGGTGGCTGGCGCTTCTCATCATCGTGGTGCTGCCGGCGGCCTTCTCCATGGTCTCCACCCTGGCCGAAGGGGGGGCGCTCCTGGCCGATGCCGACCTGGGGCGCACGCAGATGATGGTGGCCGCACTCATGGCATTAACCCTGCCGCTCCTCTATTTCTTTGTCGTAGTCTATGTGCAGACCGCCCTGGCCAACCTTACCTGGAACAGCACGCGCATTGCCGGAAGCAGCTTTGTGAGCCGGCTTCGGGTCCGGGATATGGCCTGGCTCTACCTTTCCAACGCCGTTGCCATCATCGCGAGCCTTGGCCT
The nucleotide sequence above comes from Geobacter benzoatilyticus. Encoded proteins:
- the yaaA gene encoding S4 domain-containing protein YaaA, whose protein sequence is MKIETEYIKLDSFLKAENIVASGGEAKIIIAEGEVRVNGEVETRRGRKLRPGDRVEAGGETLVVE
- a CDS encoding YjgN family protein, which produces MEQVSCPHCRFTKEMPAGAIPDGARVTCPSCGGKFVFARGGERPAEPAPGAAAPAVVPPAADAQSAPRRPALPRSLRFTFTGSAKEYFGIWIVNTLLKIVTLGAYSAWAKVRKRRYFYGNTLLDGSPFDYLADPKALFRGWLIGVLAFLLYTAGTRYAPSVSSFLGFLFFFTVPWLVVRSRLFNCRNSSYRNLRFGFREEYREAYVVYAGLAFLLPFTLGLIFPYLIFRQKKFLVEQSSYGRTPFTFTATGKDYYFLFLKAAGWLALLIIVVLPAAFSMVSTLAEGGALLADADLGRTQMMVAALMALTLPLLYFFVVVYVQTALANLTWNSTRIAGSSFVSRLRVRDMAWLYLSNAVAIIASLGLMIPWASVRLARYRFETLSVEGIADMEAFRAGFQGDVGAAGEEIGDIFGIDVAL